The following coding sequences lie in one Arachis hypogaea cultivar Tifrunner chromosome 4, arahy.Tifrunner.gnm2.J5K5, whole genome shotgun sequence genomic window:
- the LOC112794829 gene encoding heparanase-like protein 1, with protein MEAKMYLDQLGMTSTFNHKVYCRQALIGGNYALLNTTSFIPNTDYYGALLWHRLMGTNVLSISHDSSPYLCTYAHCSKEGELTSKEINTLNLMDSLKRKEYHLTPKDGNIQSDVVFLNGTPLKLTKSKKIPELKPKIVDPSSFSPIKVAPHSIVFVQMDDFNALACAPPTK; from the exons ATGGAGGCAAAGAT GTATTTGGACCAATTGGGTATGACATCAACCTTCAACCACAAAGTTTATTGTAGACAAGCTTTGATCGGAGGAAATTATGCTTTGCTAAATACCACATCATTCATTCCTAATACAGATTATTATGG AGCACTTTTGTGGCATCGACTTATGGGAACCAATGTGCTCTCTATTTCTCATGATAGTTCTCCATATCTATGTACATATGCTCATTGTTCTAAAGAAGGG GAATTGACATCAAAAGAAATAAACACATTGAATTTGATGGATTCATTGAAAAGAAAAGAGTACCATTTGACACCTAAAGATGGAAACATTCAAAGTGATGTTGTGTTTTTGAATGGAACTCCATTAAAACTCACCAAGTCAAAGAAAATTCCAGAGCTTAAACCAAAGATTGTtgatccttcttctttttctccgaTCAAAGTTGCACCTCATTCAATAGTTTTTGTGCAAATGgatgatttcaatgcacttgcaTGTGCACCTCctacaaaataa